In Archocentrus centrarchus isolate MPI-CPG fArcCen1 chromosome 24, fArcCen1, whole genome shotgun sequence, one DNA window encodes the following:
- the LOC115774704 gene encoding moronecidin-like, whose product MKCTVLFLVLSMVVLMSEPGDAFIHHIFGGIVHVAKTIHGLIHGGGNKEQQLEQQQELNERSFNREQLKQERAAFNERV is encoded by the exons ATGAAGTGCACAGTGCTGTTCCTTGTGCTGTCGATGGTTGTCCTCATGTCTGAACCTGGGGATGCCTTTATTCACCACATTTTTGGTGGAATTGTTCACG ttGCCAAGACTATCCATGG TCTCATCCATGGAGGAGGAAAtaaggagcagcagctggagcagcaACAGGAGCTAAACGAGCGCTCGTTTAACCGAGAGCAGCTCAAACAAGAGAGGGCTGCTTTCAACGAGCGAGTctaa